From a region of the Paenibacillus segetis genome:
- a CDS encoding cytosine permease: protein MSNQEKPQSWFTLGMVWAGAMISIPGLLVGNTLITGMSLSKTLVVTLIGYAIIVAIMIFQGIQSTDLGKTTVQVASQVFGKKGSRTILSIILTIACLGWFGIQANVCGAALANLLAEFNINIPVPVASLISGLVMVVSAMYGMKVLRVLSYIAVPLLVVLCVYGLIKALNGETLQFISNYRPEQNMSFMDGLAVTIGSFALGAVIAGDYSQFSRKRSDVWKAAIFGIIPAGALMISVGAVLTLAYQTNDVTAVFLNIATPFIGGVVLILAAWKTNMVNAISGGFALTNVFNISKEKEKWAVGVAGLIGTVLAVIGILDYFTPVMSILSAMVPPVAGVMIASYWVMNKGDKNSWKETEGVNRLGIYSWLIGSIIACIPVILSLFPSLPQVSNQPLIGIVISFVLYIVGYRLTASKTVILEEN, encoded by the coding sequence ATGAGCAATCAAGAAAAACCTCAGTCTTGGTTCACTCTGGGGATGGTTTGGGCCGGAGCAATGATTAGTATACCAGGTCTTTTGGTAGGGAACACGTTGATTACAGGGATGAGCTTATCGAAGACATTAGTCGTCACGTTGATCGGGTATGCCATTATCGTTGCCATCATGATTTTTCAGGGAATTCAAAGCACGGATTTAGGTAAGACGACCGTTCAAGTTGCAAGTCAAGTATTCGGCAAAAAAGGGTCGCGTACCATCCTCTCCATTATTCTGACCATTGCATGCCTTGGGTGGTTTGGAATTCAGGCTAATGTATGCGGGGCTGCACTCGCGAATTTATTAGCTGAGTTTAACATCAATATACCTGTACCAGTAGCCTCTCTGATCAGCGGTTTGGTGATGGTGGTATCCGCGATGTATGGAATGAAAGTGCTGCGTGTTCTAAGCTATATTGCTGTGCCTTTGCTGGTCGTTCTTTGCGTATATGGTTTGATTAAAGCTTTAAATGGGGAAACTTTGCAGTTCATTTCGAATTACAGACCGGAGCAGAATATGAGCTTTATGGACGGGCTGGCGGTAACGATAGGTTCCTTTGCACTCGGTGCAGTCATTGCCGGTGATTATTCGCAATTTTCCAGGAAGCGTTCCGATGTGTGGAAAGCGGCTATCTTCGGAATTATACCGGCAGGCGCACTTATGATCAGTGTAGGGGCTGTCTTGACGCTGGCTTACCAAACGAATGATGTTACGGCTGTCTTTTTGAATATCGCTACTCCATTTATCGGCGGTGTCGTGTTGATCTTGGCGGCATGGAAGACCAATATGGTCAATGCGATCTCGGGTGGGTTCGCGTTAACCAATGTCTTTAACATCTCTAAGGAAAAAGAAAAATGGGCAGTGGGTGTTGCCGGGTTGATTGGGACTGTACTCGCGGTAATTGGCATCTTGGATTACTTCACACCTGTGATGTCCATTTTGTCGGCGATGGTCCCTCCTGTAGCGGGCGTCATGATCGCCTCCTATTGGGTGATGAACAAAGGGGATAAGAACAGCTGGAAGGAAACAGAGGGAGTAAACCGCCTAGGCATATACTCTTGGCTGATTGGTTCGATCATTGCTTGTATTCCCGTCATTTTGTCATTATTCCCGAGCTTGCCGCAAGTATCAAATCAACCTTTGATCGGCATTGTCATTTCATTTGTTCTGTATATTGTTGGCTATCGTTTAACTGCTTCAAAGACTGTCATATTGGAGGAAAATTGA
- a CDS encoding aldo/keto reductase, giving the protein MQNRKLGKSGLEVSAIGLGCMGMSHGFGPASDTKEMIALIHAAIDRGVTFFDTAEVYGPYTNEELLGEALQHFRDEVVIASKFGFDLKGKKQTMLDSRPEHIKESVEGSLKRLKVEAIDLYYQHRVDPDVPIEEVAGAVKDLIKEGKVKYWGLSEAGVKTIRRAHAVHPLTAIQSEYSMMWRSPEVELLPALEELGIGFVPFAPLGKGFLTGKIDKNATFADSDFRSTVPRFQPENLEANQVLVELITKMALAKNAKPAQIALAWVLAQKPWVVPIPGTRKLERLEENLGAVDVELTHDELSDLNEALSKIEISGHRYSAEYENRIDK; this is encoded by the coding sequence GTGCAAAATCGTAAATTAGGGAAAAGTGGACTAGAAGTTTCTGCAATCGGACTAGGATGTATGGGAATGAGTCATGGTTTCGGGCCGGCATCAGATACGAAAGAAATGATAGCGTTGATTCATGCGGCGATAGACCGAGGTGTTACTTTCTTCGATACCGCTGAAGTGTACGGACCCTACACGAACGAAGAACTCTTAGGAGAAGCTCTTCAGCACTTTCGGGATGAAGTGGTGATTGCCTCCAAGTTTGGATTTGACCTGAAAGGCAAGAAACAGACGATGCTTGATAGTCGACCTGAGCATATCAAAGAATCTGTCGAAGGCTCACTTAAACGGCTTAAAGTCGAAGCGATAGACCTATACTATCAACATCGGGTTGATCCGGACGTTCCAATCGAAGAGGTAGCGGGAGCCGTCAAAGATCTGATCAAAGAAGGTAAGGTTAAGTATTGGGGACTTTCTGAGGCAGGAGTGAAGACGATCCGTCGTGCACATGCCGTTCATCCGCTCACCGCAATCCAGAGCGAATACTCCATGATGTGGAGGAGTCCTGAAGTTGAACTGCTGCCTGCACTCGAAGAACTCGGTATAGGTTTCGTTCCATTCGCCCCGCTGGGCAAGGGCTTCCTTACCGGGAAAATAGATAAAAATGCTACATTCGCTGACTCTGACTTTCGAAGTACGGTTCCTCGCTTTCAACCGGAGAATCTGGAGGCCAATCAAGTATTGGTCGAACTGATAACAAAAATGGCTTTAGCGAAAAACGCTAAACCGGCTCAAATTGCATTAGCCTGGGTGCTCGCTCAAAAGCCTTGGGTTGTTCCGATTCCTGGTACACGTAAATTGGAGCGTCTGGAAGAGAATCTTGGTGCGGTGGATGTTGAGCTGACTCACGACGAACTTAGTGATTTGAACGAGGCGCTCTCGAAGATCGAGATTTCGGGCCACCGCTATTCCGCAGAATACGAAAATAGAATCGACAAATAA
- a CDS encoding AraC family transcriptional regulator, whose protein sequence is MSDQIYKQQVELAELIERYSGQDGVHATAIPSLYFIRRSVVTDSNHSVYRPSLCIIVQGAKEVMLAQECFRYSPTDYLVASVDLPVKGQVVEASSEFPYLALNLVFTPSQIFEVLRDLKIQGGKKKNAKRGLFVSPMKLSMLDAVTRLARLLDNPKDIPILAPLFTKEVIYRVLEGQHGDTLEQIALEGSYTNQISNVIEHIINNYESSFRIEELAEIANMSVSSLHRHFKEVTAMTPIQFQKQMRLQEARRLLLSESTDAADVAFQVGYESPSQFSREYSRMFGLPPKEDIKRLRENRDQTIHV, encoded by the coding sequence ATGTCTGATCAAATTTATAAACAGCAGGTTGAGCTCGCTGAACTCATAGAGCGTTATTCAGGACAAGATGGTGTTCACGCGACTGCGATTCCATCTTTATATTTTATTCGACGATCTGTTGTCACTGATTCAAACCATAGTGTCTACAGACCTTCCTTATGTATTATCGTTCAGGGGGCGAAGGAAGTAATGCTCGCGCAGGAGTGCTTTAGGTATAGTCCTACAGATTACCTTGTAGCGTCGGTCGATCTGCCGGTTAAGGGGCAAGTTGTAGAAGCCTCATCCGAATTTCCCTATTTGGCTCTCAATCTTGTATTTACACCAAGTCAAATCTTTGAAGTTTTACGTGATTTGAAAATTCAAGGCGGAAAGAAAAAGAATGCGAAGCGAGGTTTGTTTGTCAGCCCGATGAAGTTATCCATGTTGGATGCGGTCACCAGATTGGCTCGTTTGCTAGACAACCCGAAAGATATTCCGATTCTTGCTCCACTATTTACAAAGGAAGTTATCTATAGGGTTCTTGAAGGGCAGCATGGGGATACGCTGGAACAAATTGCACTTGAGGGGAGCTATACCAATCAAATTAGTAACGTCATCGAACATATTATTAATAACTATGAAAGTTCTTTTCGGATTGAGGAGCTCGCGGAAATAGCAAATATGAGTGTTTCTTCACTTCATAGGCATTTTAAAGAGGTAACCGCTATGACTCCAATTCAGTTCCAAAAACAAATGAGACTGCAGGAAGCCCGGCGCTTGTTATTATCGGAGTCAACAGATGCGGCTGATGTTGCTTTCCAAGTAGGATATGAAAGTCCTTCGCAATTCAGCCGTGAATATTCTCGCATGTTTGGTTTACCTCCTAAAGAAGACATAAAACGCCTGAGGGAGAATCGTGACCAAACAATACATGTGTGA
- a CDS encoding PucR family transcriptional regulator yields the protein MGVTVKNILQLPSFRGAKVLTGRKSLHRTVSSLSVLEVSNADFSSKIVKTVQEEWYAEEIVISSLYSIKDNVDKQCETVQYLIDLGEVGLILYYVGIIIPKVPEEVLQLAESQNFIIICMPKNDYSLRYNEVIYEVMEAIVLDNQTINDNFVNESLEKVSILPEHSRSVEIMLKLLSDRLKANIVLTNTNLEVVNQVMWPRNSTLDVVTIIQGYAPYTMNGGTGAEKPDISCFVDHKIIRQKNGEALYLFLIKENSKLPGKTMDKISEVVQVAINLWGDKHNEVSEYALVKAIINDESEKMRRLAHQLHIDVAAIQMIWLVYIQDLSEEKCIREELSEYLSKYYKTAVIQTIDNCIIVLLGNYSYKYNEVEVAEEYIETTSFLSSISEMVYAPRMRNTTDVRRMYQLVNQVGKKVHLIYHQRKWFTAAEIRSMKRAIDLSVQGEEVTEEWMSVIAPILDDLESVRTLMVFLLDAKGNYDVCAKLLFVHKNTVKYRIKKISELLGYDITMNSEFYDVYLACMIYRLINN from the coding sequence ATGGGGGTAACCGTTAAAAATATTCTGCAATTGCCTTCATTCCGAGGTGCTAAAGTATTGACCGGAAGGAAGAGCCTTCATCGTACGGTCTCCTCATTATCCGTATTAGAGGTTTCTAACGCTGATTTTTCTTCAAAGATCGTTAAAACTGTTCAAGAAGAGTGGTATGCGGAAGAAATTGTGATCAGTTCGTTATATTCCATCAAGGATAATGTGGACAAACAGTGCGAAACGGTTCAATACTTGATTGATCTCGGTGAAGTGGGACTGATTTTATATTATGTAGGAATCATCATTCCAAAAGTGCCAGAGGAAGTGCTGCAATTAGCCGAGTCCCAAAATTTTATTATCATCTGTATGCCCAAGAACGATTATTCTCTGCGCTATAATGAAGTGATTTATGAAGTGATGGAAGCAATTGTTCTGGACAATCAGACGATCAATGATAATTTTGTAAATGAATCGCTGGAAAAAGTGTCGATCCTTCCGGAGCATTCGCGCAGTGTGGAAATCATGTTGAAATTGTTATCCGACCGGCTGAAAGCTAACATTGTACTGACGAATACGAATTTAGAAGTTGTGAATCAAGTCATGTGGCCGCGCAACTCTACTTTGGATGTTGTGACAATCATTCAGGGGTACGCACCTTATACGATGAACGGCGGGACCGGAGCAGAAAAACCCGACATCTCCTGCTTTGTTGATCATAAGATCATCCGCCAAAAGAATGGAGAGGCCCTCTACCTTTTTTTAATCAAAGAAAATTCGAAGCTACCGGGAAAGACCATGGATAAAATCAGCGAGGTCGTGCAGGTAGCCATCAATTTATGGGGAGACAAGCATAACGAGGTCAGCGAATACGCCTTAGTGAAGGCGATTATTAATGATGAAAGCGAAAAAATGCGGAGACTTGCTCACCAGCTTCATATCGACGTAGCGGCTATTCAGATGATATGGCTCGTCTATATTCAGGATTTATCGGAGGAAAAGTGCATAAGGGAGGAACTGTCGGAGTATCTCTCCAAATATTATAAAACGGCTGTGATTCAAACGATCGATAATTGCATTATCGTGCTATTAGGCAATTACTCTTACAAATACAATGAGGTTGAAGTTGCTGAGGAGTATATCGAAACGACGAGTTTCTTATCATCCATATCTGAAATGGTGTACGCGCCAAGAATGAGGAATACGACGGATGTACGCAGGATGTATCAGCTCGTGAATCAAGTCGGGAAGAAAGTGCATCTGATTTATCATCAGCGGAAATGGTTTACAGCCGCAGAAATTCGCTCCATGAAGCGGGCTATTGACTTGAGTGTGCAAGGAGAAGAAGTCACTGAGGAATGGATGTCGGTGATCGCTCCTATTCTGGATGATCTTGAGTCGGTTAGAACATTAATGGTTTTTCTATTGGATGCGAAGGGTAATTATGATGTCTGCGCCAAACTTCTCTTTGTCCACAAAAATACAGTAAAGTACCGCATCAAGAAAATCAGCGAGCTGTTGGGATACGATATCACGATGAATTCTGAATTTTACGATGTGTATCTAGCCTGCATGATCTATCGGTTAATTAACAACTAA
- a CDS encoding hydantoinase/oxoprolinase N-terminal domain-containing protein: MYRIGIDVGGTNTDAIILDEHHKLIHAVKSPTSLDIKTGIETSLRNLLQESKIDKTQITHAMLGTTQCTNAIVERKKLASVGIIRLGYPATASVPPYTAWPKDMVEKLSGNYALVHGGYEYDGQVLSEVDEDEIRELLAKWREKVESIAVIGVFSSIKNDQELRVRDLIHEVYGEEYPVSCSSLIGSVGLIERENATILNAALYKVIETTTEGFVHALEEEGITDAVVYLCQNDGTLMSIDYAKQFPIFTIACGPTNSIRGASYLAQIKDTMVLDVGGTTSDIGVLQDGFPRESSVAVEVGDIRTNFRMPDIISVGLGGGSIVRVDDNGKISVGPDSVGYRISEEALVFGGSTLTATDIAVRLGMADIGDKSLVSHIEEEFALAVQAEISSIVGQAIDKMKTSSEDVQLVLVGGGSIIIPDSIRGVASMIKAENGTVANAIGASIAQISGQYEQIYIYSREPREASLKDAERKAVQQAVLAGAVSDTIELVEVEETPLAYHPENATRLRVKVVGKMS; encoded by the coding sequence ATGTATAGAATCGGGATCGATGTGGGCGGAACGAATACAGACGCCATTATTTTGGACGAGCATCATAAGCTGATTCACGCTGTCAAATCTCCTACGAGTCTAGACATCAAGACGGGAATTGAAACGTCACTGCGGAATTTGCTGCAAGAATCGAAAATTGATAAGACCCAAATTACTCATGCCATGCTAGGCACGACGCAATGCACCAATGCGATTGTGGAACGTAAAAAGCTGGCGAGCGTCGGTATTATTCGCTTAGGCTATCCTGCAACGGCTTCCGTCCCTCCGTATACGGCTTGGCCGAAAGATATGGTTGAGAAGCTGTCAGGAAACTACGCTTTAGTTCATGGCGGATATGAATACGATGGTCAAGTACTGAGCGAAGTCGATGAGGATGAAATTCGTGAGCTTTTAGCAAAGTGGCGGGAAAAAGTCGAGTCCATCGCGGTAATCGGCGTATTCTCTTCCATTAAGAATGACCAAGAGCTCAGAGTTCGTGATCTTATTCATGAGGTATATGGAGAGGAGTATCCGGTTTCCTGCTCTTCCCTGATCGGCTCCGTTGGACTCATTGAACGTGAAAATGCGACTATTTTGAATGCGGCATTGTACAAGGTGATTGAGACGACAACCGAAGGGTTCGTACATGCGTTAGAAGAAGAAGGAATTACGGATGCGGTAGTGTATTTATGTCAGAACGACGGCACCTTAATGTCCATTGACTACGCTAAACAGTTCCCGATATTCACGATTGCCTGCGGTCCGACGAATAGCATTCGCGGCGCATCTTATTTGGCACAAATCAAGGATACGATGGTTCTCGATGTTGGCGGTACAACTTCGGATATCGGCGTCCTGCAGGATGGATTCCCAAGAGAATCCTCTGTAGCCGTTGAAGTCGGTGATATTCGGACCAATTTTAGAATGCCGGACATTATCTCCGTTGGACTGGGCGGAGGCAGTATTGTTCGTGTGGACGACAACGGCAAGATTTCAGTCGGACCTGACAGCGTTGGTTATCGGATCAGCGAGGAAGCGCTTGTCTTTGGCGGAAGTACGCTCACGGCCACGGATATCGCTGTCCGGTTAGGCATGGCTGATATAGGTGACAAGAGCTTAGTGTCCCATATTGAGGAGGAGTTTGCGCTCGCTGTGCAGGCTGAAATTTCCTCTATCGTCGGGCAAGCAATTGATAAAATGAAAACATCCTCCGAAGATGTTCAGCTCGTTCTTGTCGGCGGGGGTAGTATTATTATCCCGGATTCGATTCGTGGGGTAGCAAGCATGATCAAAGCGGAAAACGGAACTGTTGCCAATGCTATCGGGGCGTCCATTGCGCAAATCAGCGGGCAATATGAGCAGATATATATCTATTCACGGGAACCGCGTGAAGCTTCGTTGAAGGATGCTGAGCGCAAAGCAGTACAACAAGCCGTATTAGCCGGAGCCGTTTCCGATACGATTGAATTGGTTGAGGTGGAAGAAACTCCGCTAGCTTATCATCCTGAGAATGCGACAAGGTTAAGAGTAAAAGTTGTAGGTAAAATGAGTTAG
- a CDS encoding DUF917 domain-containing protein, which produces MRYLDKAAIENIAIGAAFLGTGGGGDPYIGKLMAISAIEKNGPVRLYSVDEIDDEDFFIPAAMMGAPSVSSEKFPNGSEFVKVFQKLAQYLGKDKIAGTYPMEAGGVNSMIPIVVAAQLGLPLVDCDGMGRAFPELQMVTFNLDGISATPMAITDEKGNIGIFETIDNKWTERLARVATVEMGASAMVSLYPTTGAQMKKSGVHHIVTLSEQIGEIISSNHRDANEKLQELLTLVSGYELFHGKIVDVIREIKGGFNLGKMNLEGIEAHKGGNMQVHFQNENLVAERDGQVVGMTPDLLCLVDYETLLPVTTESLKYGKRVRVIGLPANEKWRTEKGIQTAGPRYFGYDYDYVPIEELIKKAVADHV; this is translated from the coding sequence ATGAGATATTTAGATAAAGCTGCTATTGAAAATATTGCAATTGGAGCCGCATTCCTGGGGACAGGCGGAGGCGGAGATCCTTATATCGGAAAACTAATGGCGATTTCGGCTATTGAGAAGAATGGTCCCGTAAGATTATATTCGGTCGATGAAATTGACGACGAAGACTTTTTTATCCCGGCTGCCATGATGGGAGCACCTTCCGTGTCATCCGAGAAATTTCCGAACGGAAGCGAGTTCGTTAAAGTTTTTCAAAAGCTGGCTCAGTATTTAGGGAAAGACAAAATCGCAGGCACGTATCCGATGGAAGCTGGCGGCGTCAATTCCATGATTCCGATCGTCGTCGCGGCGCAGCTCGGTTTGCCGCTGGTCGATTGTGACGGAATGGGCAGAGCCTTTCCTGAGCTTCAGATGGTGACGTTTAACCTGGATGGTATTTCGGCGACACCGATGGCGATTACGGATGAAAAGGGAAATATCGGCATTTTCGAAACCATCGATAACAAATGGACGGAACGTTTAGCCCGGGTAGCCACTGTGGAAATGGGGGCAAGCGCTATGGTGAGCTTGTACCCAACGACAGGGGCTCAAATGAAGAAGAGCGGAGTTCATCACATCGTTACATTGTCTGAACAAATCGGGGAGATTATTTCCTCGAACCATAGAGATGCAAATGAAAAACTGCAAGAACTCTTAACTTTGGTATCCGGTTATGAGCTATTCCATGGAAAAATCGTCGATGTGATCCGTGAGATCAAGGGTGGATTTAATCTCGGCAAAATGAATCTGGAAGGAATCGAAGCCCATAAAGGCGGAAATATGCAAGTTCATTTTCAAAATGAGAATCTCGTTGCGGAGAGGGACGGGCAAGTTGTAGGGATGACCCCGGATTTACTCTGTCTGGTCGATTATGAAACGTTATTGCCTGTTACGACCGAGAGCCTGAAGTATGGTAAACGCGTACGGGTGATCGGACTCCCCGCTAACGAAAAATGGAGAACGGAAAAAGGAATCCAAACGGCAGGACCAAGATATTTTGGATATGATTACGATTATGTTCCGATTGAAGAATTGATAAAAAAGGCGGTGGCTGATCATGTATAG
- a CDS encoding YheC/YheD family protein — MKYKSTTIKSKWEKSSWLLMNPELSNYVPKTLLFNKENLTSMLSSYSTVYFKPTGGSGGFNIMRITKKDKSYQTQYNTVKSTYSTIDRLYNKLHRFSNKRSFLLQYGIDLAKTKGRPFDIRVMVQKTNKGTWVSSAVFTKIGKSGRVATNYNQGGKIGYFHETMLGAGYKSADIQQMESRLKELGVSVGKTFDQHRNGFKELGLDVALDSKAKPWILEVNTRPQFYPLKKMKDKKVYQRIVSYSKQYGRHK; from the coding sequence GTGAAATATAAGAGCACCACAATCAAAAGTAAATGGGAAAAAAGCAGCTGGTTGTTAATGAATCCGGAATTAAGTAATTATGTTCCCAAAACGTTGCTTTTTAATAAAGAAAATTTGACTTCCATGTTATCTTCTTATTCTACGGTGTACTTCAAGCCGACGGGTGGCTCGGGCGGATTTAATATTATGCGTATTACAAAAAAGGATAAAAGCTACCAAACCCAATACAACACAGTCAAATCTACTTATTCGACGATTGATCGTTTGTACAATAAGCTACATCGCTTTTCAAACAAAAGGTCTTTTTTGCTACAGTATGGAATAGATCTGGCTAAGACGAAAGGAAGACCCTTCGATATTCGTGTCATGGTTCAGAAGACGAATAAAGGAACATGGGTTAGTAGTGCTGTTTTCACGAAAATAGGCAAGAGCGGTAGAGTGGCCACAAATTATAATCAAGGTGGAAAAATCGGCTATTTTCATGAAACGATGTTGGGAGCAGGATATAAAAGTGCTGATATTCAACAAATGGAATCAAGGCTAAAAGAATTAGGCGTTTCCGTGGGGAAAACCTTCGACCAACATAGAAATGGATTCAAAGAGTTAGGACTGGACGTAGCATTGGATTCTAAGGCAAAACCGTGGATTTTGGAAGTGAATACGAGACCACAATTTTACCCCTTAAAGAAGATGAAGGATAAAAAAGTTTATCAACGAATCGTTTCTTATTCCAAGCAATATGGGAGACATAAATAA
- a CDS encoding cation-translocating P-type ATPase, with product MEFYRSSTEEVLQRMKVTEEGLPTAEAQERLVKNGYNELESKEKVPTWQLFLATFKDSMVIILMVVVLVQLILGEVVESLIIFAVLLMNSVISVVQTRKAESSIDALRKMSAPTAKVIRNNENMTISARELVPGDIVLLDAGDYVPADGRLIETRSLKVNEGMLTGESEAADKDVAVISGEVPLGDRRNMVYSGSLVVYGRGTFIVTGTANNTEIGKIADMITSAEAKQTPLQRKLDDFSKKLSIGILILCVVIFAVEAGRIWFGTETTNLGEGILTAFMFAVAVAVAAIPEALSSIVTIVLAVGTTKMAKQNAIIRKLPAVETLGSTSVICTDKTGTLTQNKMTVTKHFLPGNSNVPLSDNPFEWNEAQQMLMHIAVLCNDSHITDDGQEIGDPTEVALLAFSNKNHKDYREIRNSYARVAELPFDSDRKLMSTVHMIGDTKLMLTKGGPDVMFSRCDYVFLDGKEEPITEKILRRFSERNEQFSNDALRVLAYGYKRLSTDQQSIDLEDENGLVLVGLTAMIDPPREAVYDSIKNAKSAGIRTVMITGDHKTTAQAIGKEIGLVEENDIALTGQELDELTDEELDQKLESISVYARVSPENKIRIVRAWQKKGHITAMTGDGVNDAPALKQADIGIAMGSGTDVAKDASAMILANDNFVSIVNAVGVGRTVFNNIRKAIGYLFAGNLGAIIAIVFAVFLNFPNPFTALQLLLINLINDSLPAIALGMEKAEPNVMNNKPRNINEGIFSGNTLKSIIVRGVLIGAAVIVSQYVGMQISSEMGVAMAFTTLILARTLQTFAARSNVKTAIGAGFFSNKYVIYAVTFCLVLYGITVLPAVRGIFSIPASFGMSEWTIAAGLALTAVILMEVVKIIENRLNLRDKANKSSSESTILEG from the coding sequence GTGGAGTTTTATCGTTCAAGTACTGAGGAAGTATTGCAGAGGATGAAGGTTACAGAGGAAGGATTGCCCACTGCTGAAGCGCAAGAGCGACTTGTGAAAAACGGCTATAATGAGCTTGAAAGCAAAGAGAAAGTACCCACTTGGCAGCTGTTCTTAGCCACATTTAAAGATTCAATGGTTATAATATTAATGGTTGTAGTTCTAGTTCAATTGATCTTGGGCGAAGTTGTTGAATCGTTAATCATTTTTGCGGTCCTTCTCATGAATTCGGTGATCAGTGTTGTACAGACACGTAAAGCGGAAAGTTCCATAGATGCATTACGTAAAATGTCTGCTCCTACTGCAAAGGTTATTCGAAACAATGAAAATATGACGATTTCGGCGCGAGAACTTGTTCCAGGCGATATTGTTCTCTTAGATGCAGGTGATTACGTTCCTGCTGATGGAAGGCTGATAGAGACAAGATCATTAAAAGTAAATGAAGGTATGTTAACCGGTGAATCGGAGGCTGCCGATAAAGATGTAGCTGTCATATCCGGTGAAGTACCGCTTGGTGATCGTCGTAACATGGTATATAGTGGTTCGCTCGTTGTATATGGTCGTGGTACATTTATAGTTACAGGGACAGCGAACAATACAGAGATTGGTAAGATTGCAGATATGATTACTTCTGCAGAAGCCAAACAGACGCCATTGCAGCGTAAACTGGATGATTTTAGTAAGAAGCTGAGCATTGGTATTTTAATCCTTTGTGTTGTGATTTTTGCCGTGGAGGCAGGTCGTATTTGGTTCGGAACAGAAACCACAAATTTGGGTGAAGGTATTCTGACTGCATTTATGTTTGCTGTTGCGGTTGCTGTAGCAGCTATTCCTGAAGCTTTGTCTTCAATTGTTACGATTGTTCTCGCAGTAGGAACCACGAAAATGGCGAAACAGAATGCGATAATTCGTAAATTGCCCGCTGTGGAAACACTTGGCTCGACCAGTGTCATTTGTACTGACAAAACCGGCACGTTAACTCAGAACAAAATGACAGTAACGAAACACTTTCTGCCAGGCAACTCAAATGTTCCATTATCGGACAACCCGTTTGAATGGAACGAAGCACAGCAAATGTTGATGCATATCGCCGTACTCTGTAACGATTCGCATATTACGGATGATGGACAAGAAATCGGTGATCCAACTGAAGTAGCTTTACTTGCTTTTAGCAATAAAAATCATAAAGATTACCGTGAAATTCGAAATTCATATGCACGTGTAGCGGAATTGCCGTTTGATTCTGATCGAAAATTGATGTCTACCGTTCATATGATCGGAGATACTAAGCTGATGCTGACCAAAGGCGGTCCTGATGTGATGTTCAGTCGCTGTGACTATGTGTTCTTGGATGGAAAAGAGGAGCCAATCACGGAGAAGATTTTGCGCCGTTTTAGTGAAAGAAATGAACAATTCTCAAATGATGCGCTTCGGGTTCTAGCGTATGGTTACAAACGTCTCTCGACTGATCAGCAGTCGATCGATCTGGAAGATGAGAATGGACTTGTATTAGTCGGATTAACCGCAATGATAGATCCACCAAGAGAAGCTGTATATGATTCTATTAAAAATGCCAAGAGTGCCGGAATTCGTACCGTAATGATTACGGGGGATCACAAAACGACCGCTCAAGCCATTGGTAAGGAGATCGGCTTGGTGGAAGAAAACGATATTGCTCTGACAGGGCAAGAGCTTGATGAATTAACCGATGAAGAGCTTGATCAAAAGCTGGAAAGTATCTCAGTCTATGCCCGAGTATCCCCGGAGAATAAAATTAGAATCGTCCGTGCTTGGCAGAAAAAAGGACATATTACAGCCATGACGGGTGATGGCGTCAATGATGCTCCTGCATTGAAACAGGCTGACATTGGTATTGCGATGGGAAGCGGAACAGACGTTGCAAAGGACGCTTCAGCCATGATTCTTGCCAATGATAATTTCGTATCCATTGTCAATGCTGTTGGTGTCGGAAGAACCGTGTTCAATAATATTAGGAAAGCGATTGGTTATTTGTTTGCTGGTAATCTTGGTGCGATCATCGCTATCGTGTTTGCCGTCTTTTTAAATTTCCCCAATCCTTTCACTGCATTACAGTTATTGTTAATTAATCTTATTAATGACTCACTTCCAGCGATCGCACTCGGTATGGAAAAAGCTGAGCCTAATGTAATGAACAATAAACCTCGTAATATTAATGAAGGAATTTTCTCGGGAAACACATTAAAGTCAATCATTGTCAGAGGCGTGTTAATTGGGGCGGCCGTCATTGTATCACAATATGTGGGTATGCAGATATCTTCAGAAATGGGAGTTGCTATGGCGTTTACAACCTTGATTTTGGCTCGGACGCTTCAAACCTTCGCAGCTCGCTCTAACGTGAAAACGGCTATTGGTGCTGGATTTTTCAGCAATAAGTACGTTATTTACGCCGTAACATTTTGCTTAGTGCTGTATGGAATCACCGTTCTACCCGCTGTTCGCGGAATCTTCTCAATTCCTGCTTCATTCGGAATGAGTGAGTGGACAATTGCTGCAGGACTTGCATTAACGGCCGTGATTCTCATGGAAGTCGTCAAGATCATTGAGAATCGCTTGAATTTGCGAGATAAAGCTAACAAATCCAGTAGCGAATCAACTATTCTAGAAGGCTAA